In Luteibaculum oceani, the DNA window GTTATCATGGCTTTTTTTTTGGGGGTGAGTGGTCAGTGGTCAATGGTCAGTGGTCAATAGTTTGGGAGTGTACAACCCTGAATAGCGTTGATCGTTTTTTGTTTTACTGGTATACTAGTGTACTAGAGAACTGGTTTACTGGTAGCATAGGTACTCAGAAAAATCCCAACCACTAACCACTAACCACTGACTACTAACTACTAACCACTGACAACTGACCACTCAACTATTGACCTAATCGATATGCGAAAATATTTGTCTTCTTACTAGATCTCTCTAAAGTAAAAACCTGTATATAGTATAACTTATTTGGTGATTATGTACATTGATGGTTTAAAATACACCCCGTCGTTATGAGTACTACAATTTCACCTATACCTGAACAAGGTAGAATTCATTATCTCGATGTACTCAGGGGAATAGCAATTTTCTTCATTTTTATTGCCAACATCGTTAGCTTTTCAGGGTTATTTTTTATTAGTCCAGAGGAGGTTCAAGCGTTTTCTCATCCCCAATTGAATTCAGTTTTACAGACTTTTACCTCCATTTTTGTAGATGGAAAATTCTATTCTATTTTCTCCATTTTATTCGGAATAGGCTTTGTTATTCAGCAACGTAACGCTGAAAAAGTTGGGGTTAATTTTAACTGGTTTTTCAGTAAGAGGATGTTGGGTTTACTGTTTTTAGGCTTGTTACATCTGTACTTGTGGTACGGGGATATTGTACACCTATACGCCATAATGGGATTTTTTCTAATTCCTTTCAAAAGAATTGGCAATAGCAATTTATTACGCTGGGCAGTGGTTCTCACTTTTTTACCGGTGTTGCATTACATTGCTATGAACATTTTGAATGCTTATTACCCCTATGAATTTTTTAAACCCGCCGATGCTATTTTAATTGGTAAAAATTATCCAACCCTAGAAATTGTGGTTCCCGGTATGACCGACCCCGTTGAGATCATTAATATGCTTGAGGTCTTGAAAAATGCAGATACTAGGGAATTATTAGGTATTAATGTGGTGAATCCTCTTTATAGATGGGGTTCTATTTTATTGGAGGGGCGGTTATTTAAAATATTAGCCTGCTTTTTAATAGGAATCTGGGCGGGAAGAAAAATACTGGATGCCGATCTGCTTAGCAATAGATCTTTGTTGACGCGCATTGGAATTTGGGGAGGTATTATTGGCATACTTTTTACCCTAATCCAAATAAATTTGGGAAGTTTAAATATTCCAGGCCCTGCAGATGTATGGTATGCTTTGGCTTATGCATTTGCGGTAATTCCGCTTGCTTGTGGAATTGCGGCTTTGATAGCTCTTTGGTGGAATCCTAATAATCAATTCCTTAATATTTTTAAACCTATCGGAAAGGCTGCTTTAAGCAATTATTTTTTTCAGAGCGTTATCAGTGTCTTTTATTTTTACGGTGCTGGATTAGGTAAAATGGGACAGTACCAACTATGGGAGAACTATCTATTTGTAATTGTAGTTTTTGCTTTTCAAATAGTGTTTACCAGCATCTGGCTTAAATATTTCCGTTACGGACCTGTTGAATGGATATGGAGATCTATTACTTATGGGCGTTGGATAAAGATGACAAAGTAAATTGCTCTTTAATTAACCCTTCGATTCAGATATTCTGAAAATAAGTAAAAAGCGCGGTGAATCCAGTGGATCCACCGCGTAGTTCTTTTTAGATTTTAGCACCTATTCGGATTATATCGGAATAAACTCCTCTCGCAGTTACTGCTGCACCAGCACCAGCACCTTGTACAACAATAGGATAAGCTCCATAACTTTCGGAGTAGATTTCAAAAAGGGAATCAGCATTTTTTACTTGCGCTAATGCCGAGTCTGGTGCCGCTTTTACCAAATCTACCTTCAATGTCTTTCGTTCAACATCCAAATCTCCAACGTAACGGAGTACCTCACCCGTTTTAAGGTTAGATTTTAAGTTGCCGAAATAATTATTTAACTCCTCCTTCGCATCCAAAAAGGCCTCTGCACTCTCAAGGTTATTTAATTTAGGAGGAATTAGGGATTTGACTTCCACTTCACCGAGTTCAACTTCTAGTCCTACTTCGCGGGCTAGGATGATTAATTTTCGAGCCACATCCAGGCCACATAAGTCTTCTCGAGGATCAGGTTCGGTTAAACCTTTATTCTTAGCTTCCAGAAGAACATCGTAGAATGGCAATTCTTGAGAAGAGAAGGTATTGAAGATGTAACTTAAACTACCACTGAATACCCCTCGAATTCGCGTAATGCGGTCCGCAGAATTATGCATTTGCCGTAAAGTGTCGATAATAGGTAAACCTGCACCAACATTGGTTTCGTATAAAAATGCACGACCACCTCTCCGCAAATCCTTACGCAGTTCCAAATAATCTTGAATAGGACCAGAGTTGAATTTTTTATTGGAAGCCACTAAATCATATCCTTCCCGGATAAATCTGGGGTACTGGCTTGAAATTTCCTGGGCCGAGGTATTATCAGCAATAACTACATTCTCTAATCCCGATTCCTTTATGTCGCGAAGAATGTCGTCTACACTATTTGCCAATTTACTTATGCCTAATAGTTCTCTCCAGTTTTTGGAAATCCCACCTTTATTAAAGATGTAATTATTACTATCTGCAACGCCTATTACCTTAATTTTTAAGTTTCGTTTTTTCTCGGTGGCAGAATCGGTTTCAATAATTTGATCGATTAATTTTCCTCCAACATTTCCCTTTCCAAACGCAAAAACATTAAGCGTTTTGCTCGCTCCAAAAACCTGGTTATGAACCACATTTACGGCCTTAGCAAGATTCACCCTATCTATTACTAGGGAAATATGCTCCCCAGAAATACTATTGCTTATCAAATGCATCCAGATCTTATTTCTGCGCAGTCCATGGATGGCTTTTTCTAGCGAATAATTATGCCTACCCACAATGGCAACAATGGCTACATCCTTATTGGTTCGAATGCTGGCAATACTTCCCAGTTCAATTTCCTGTTTAAACTCCTTCCTCAAAAGAGATTCTGCCAGGTTAGCGGCATCTTGATTTACCACAAACCCAATTCCGCGTTCTGAGGAAGCTTGTGAAATAAGGCGTACACTGATTTTAGCTTGGGTTAAAACGGAAAAAATCCGTCCGTCTATACCTACATTTCCAAGTAAACCATCACCCTCAATGGCAATTAAAGCAACATCATCCAGGCTCGAAACAGCCTTAATTCCTTTCTCACTTCCCTTTTTCGTAATTAGGGTACCCTCAGATTTAGGATTAAACGTACTCTTAATTCTAAGGGGAATATTGGCTTGCATTAGCGGCAAGATGGTTTTTGGATGGAGTACGTTGGCCCCAAAGTTTGCAAGCTCATTCGCTTGCCTATAACTCATATGCGAAATTCTAACTGCCGTATCTACAAATTTTGGACTCGCACTATAAACACCATCCACATCGGTCCAATTCACAATTTCTTTGGCATTTAAGAAACTGGCAATGAGCGTAGCGGAATAGTTGCTTCCGTTACGACCAAGGGTAATAGTTTTTCCCGTTTCGCTACTTCCTATAAAGCCTGTTACTACCGGAATGTGATTGGGTTTAATGTTTTCAAAAACTGCCAGGGTTGCCGCTTTACTTTTGCTTAGGTTTACCTCAAAATCATCGTATAGTTTATGGGTAAATATTAGTTCTCGGGCATCTAGAGGAGTACTTTTTACACCACTGGAATTAAGAAGAGTTGCAATGGTTTTTGCTGCAATTAGTTCTCCGTAAGAAAGTACTAAGTCGGTAGTGAAATCATCTGCGGTACCAAGGATAGCTATAGCCTCTAGCAATTGTTTTAGCTCTTTTTTCTCCTTAGCGAGTTCAATTTTTACAGGTGCCGTTTGGTAGTCAAAAAAGGCATCTAAATCCTCCTTAAATGAAATCCCAGCTTTGGCTTTTTCTATCAGATCTAATAGATTATTTGTGCTGCTTCCACGAGCAGATACAACTACTGCAATGCTATCCTTTGAGCTTTTGGTCTCGTCCTTTAAGATTTGAATAACCTCTTGGATGGGTTGTCCATTGGCTAGCGATTTCCCTCCAAATTTTAGCACCTTCCACTCGCTGTGATTTGGGGTTTTATCAATAGCGATGAAATTGGATATTGCTAGTGAAAGCTTTTTAGTTTCGGTTAGGAACCCATCGTGGCCATAATCCGATTCTATTTCGTGATAGGTTGCATTTGGAAGGTTTTTTGCCAATGCTTTTTGCAAACGAGTAGGAATTAATCCATCCGAGGAAATGCCAATAACCAATGTGGGGATATCAATTTTTGACAAAGCATGAATTTCACCTCCGCGTCCTCTTCCAATATTGTGACTATCCAAACACTTGGAAAGATAATAGTAGGAGAGCGGCTTAAAGCGCTTTACAAATTTGTCTCCTTGGTATTGAACGTACGAGGCCGCCTTAAATGCGTCGATTTTTTCCTCTTCGTCGGTTTGGGTCTCTATAAACTTATCTATGGTGCGGTAGCTAAGCAAAGCAGCAGATCTAGCAGCACGCATTCCAGACCATCCTCCTGATTCCTTACCAAAACTCCCATCTGCCATTAAGGCCAACCGTTGGGCTTCGTGGATGGCAATTCCCCAAGCCGATTCGCGAGCCGAGGTTGCAACAAGAATTAGATTGTCAACCTTCCCAGTAAAACTGTAGGCGAATTCAAGGGCCTGATATCCTCCAAAAGAACCTCCTATTAGGCAGTTAATATGATTAATTTCCAACTGCTTGGCCAGTAATTGATAAGCATTCGCTAAATCTCTTACTGTAAACTGCGGAAAACTAAGGTCTTTTGGGCTGGAGCTACCGTATGGTGAGCCAATGCTATTAACGCAAATAATAAAGTAATCTTGAGGGTTAAACAGGTAGTCTTCACCAAACAATCCTTTCCACCAATCTAGCACATCACTGTTTGCCGTTAAAGCGTGGAAAGCCCATACAACATTGCTTTTATCCTTATTCAGCTTTCCATAGGTGTGGTAAGCCAATTTTAATTCGTCTAGTTGTTGTCCGTTTTCCAACTTAAACGGACTGTGGTATTTGTAAATATTCATTTTAAATGCTTTTTAAGGCCTGGTCTATGTCAGCAATAATGTCATCAACATGTTCCAATCCAACAGAAAAGCGGATGTAACCTTCGTTAATTCCTTCGGACTTCAATTCCTCTGCCGATAATTTAGAGTGGGTGGTAGAAGCTGGATGGGTGGCTATGCTTCGGCTATCGCCCAAATTGGCGGTGAGACTATGCATGTTAAGCGCATTTAAAAATTTTGCTCCAGCCTTTTGTCCACCGATAATTTCGCATCCAACCAAACCGCCTCCTTTTTTCATTTGTTTTTTGGCTAAATCGTATTGCTCAAAATTGGGTAGGTGAGGATAGATCACCTTAGCAATTTTTGGATGCGACTGTAGATATTCTCCAATTGCTAAAGCATTATCGCAATGTCTATCCATCCTTAATGCTAGTGTTTCTATACTTTTGGATATAACCCATGCATTAAAAGGGGAGAGCGAGGCACCCGTCCTGCGAATAAAATCGTAGCATGTTTTTACAGGATCTGCTTTTCCCACTATGGCGCCTCCTAAAACGCGTCCTTGACCATCCAGGTACTTGGTAGCTGAATGCAAAATAAGATCGGCTCCAAATTTTGATGGTTGCTGAAGGTAAGGGGTAGCAAAACAATTGTCTACCACGAATAACAGTCCGTGTTTTTTACAGAGTTTACCCAAAAATTCAAGGTCTGCCAGTTTCAGCGTTGGGTTAGACGGAGTTTCCAGGAAAAGCATCTTGGTATTGGGCTGTAAAGCCTTCTCCCACGAACTATTGTCGTTAATTACACAGTAGGTGTGCGTAATTCCCGCTTTGGGTAAAATATTGGAAATAATATGGTGGGAGTTTCCAAAAATTGCCGAGGCGGAGAGAATGTGATCTCCTTGTTGTAATAGTGCCGCCATGCTGGTATACACGGCAGCCATTCCAGATGCGGTAGTCAATCCTGCTTCCGTTTGCTCCAAAAGGCACAATTTTCTGACAAGCTCATCGGTATTGGGGTTAGAAAATCTTGAGTAGAGATTCCCGGGAAGGGAGCCTTCAAAAAGTCCAGCGCCTTCCTCAGCCGAATCGAAAGTAAAGGAGGAGGTAAGGAAGATGGGAGCACTGTGCTCTTTATGCTGGGTTTGCGCTAATTGTTCCCGTATGGCTAGGGTTTCGAATTTACTCATTGATAGAGAATTTTGTGAAGATTTCTACGGTTGGGTACAGCATTTTGTATACGGAACAGTATTTATCTCTACTAAGCCCTATAGCACGCTCTACCTTTCTAGGAGGGATATTGCCTTTTAGCTTGTAGTGAATAGTAATGTTTTTAAAAACTTTTGGTACAGCATGTGCTCGGGTACCGGTTACTTGTACGTCGTAATCTTCGGGAATTATTTTTTGCTTTTGCAGGATGTTAAGTACATCGATAAGCATGCATGAACCCAGGGAAACAAGAACCAGTTGCATGGGGCGAAAAGCTGCTACTCCGGGAGACAATTCTTCTCCGGCGCAAAGGGTAATTGTACTGTTTTCGTTTTGAGCGTGGAAGGTAAATTCACCCTCCGTAGATTTTACGATGTTAATCTCCATTCTTGTTCGTTTTTGGGCTTATCAAGAGATGGAGATAAAAAAACCTCTTTCAACTTGCAGTCAAAAGAGGTCTCGGATATCTTCTGACTTATCTTTCCCTAAACCGTGGTTTAGAGTAGGAATTAGCACCTTTTCCCGTAGGATGGTTGCTAAGGTTTCATAGGGCCGTTCCCTCCACCTTTCTTGATAAGCAATTATTTCAAATTATAGTTGTCCACGTTTGGACAGGGCAAATGTATGTAAAATATTTTAGCACCTAGGAGTTAGGTCGCAGCTGGAAGTTAGTTACGGAATTTAGATGATTTGATGAATGGATGAATGGATGAAGTGTTGAATAGTCAATGGTCAATAGTCAATGGTCAATGGTCAATAGACAATGGTTAATAGTCAATGGTTGAGTTGTAAGTGGTTGGGGATAAGGGTTAAAGGTTAAAGGGTTGAAGAGGGATGGGGAGAGATTAGGTCTAAAATAAACCCAATGACACACTTTAGTGAACAGAACCGATTAGAGAAATCCAAACCACTCAACTACTGACTATTAACCACTAACTACTAACCACTAACCAAAAAACAACCCTACCCAGGCAATAAAAGCGAGCTATCCCCATAGCTTAACATACGGTAATCGTGGTCTAGGGCTTCTTGATAAACCTTGCGCCAATCTTCTCCAATGAAGGCTGCTACTAATAAAATGAGGGTGGAGCCTGGCATGTGGAAATTGGTGACCAATCCATCGCAAATGTGAAAGTTGTAACCTGGATATAGAAAGATTTCGGTCTGCCCAGTCAATTTCTCAATTTGCTTTTCTTCCATGTAGGCTAACACCTTGTTGATTGCCTCTTCTTTATATATGGGTTTTAAACGATATGGATCGTCCTTTTTAATGAAAAAATCATTTTCCCCATTATGGAGTTTTACCCCAAACCAGTACAAACTTTCTAGGGTACGCATAGAAGTGGTTCCAACAGCAATTATTTGCTTCGAATTCAGCAAATTTTCTATGCTGCTTTTAGAAATCAGAACCTGCTCGTTATGCATAGGATGCTCCGATATGTCATCCGTTTTTATGGGTTGGAAAGTTCCCGCCGAAACGTGCAGCGTTAGGTATTCTATTTTAACGCCTTTCCCTTTTAATTCCTCTAGAATTTCTTCGGTAAAATGAAGCCCAGCGGTGGGAGCCGCAACGGCGCCATCTATTTTGGAGTAAACGGTCTGGTATCGATTTTTGTCGTTTTCCTCTACCTCTCTTTGGATATAAGGAGGGAGGGGTATTTTTCCAATTTCGGTTAGGATTTCACTAAACGTACAGCCTTCCCAAGTAAATGTAACTTCGTTATCTCCTGTTCGCGTGCTGGTAAAATTTATGCTTTCGTGCTTTAAACTGGTGTTTAAGGCCCATTTTTTTGCATTTCCAATTAAACATTTCCAAGTACAGGTGTTGGTAGTACTCATTACTTCCTCGTGTGCCTTGGAGGGTTTTAATGGCTCCAGAAGAAATATTTCGATTAGGGCACCTGTGGGTTTTCTTAAGAAAATGCGTGCCGGAATTACCTTGGTATCGTTAAAAAATAATGTGGCGTCAGAAGATATTTGCCCAACTAAATCTCTAAACGCTAAGTGTTCTATTATGCCCTTGTTATAGCTCAGTAATTTAGAATTTCCACGCTCTTTTGGTGGATGCTTCGCAATTCGACTATCTGGCAGCGTAAAGTGGTAGTCCTTTAGGTTAAGCATTTTAGGATAACTGGGTTGAAGGGTTATAGGGTTGATGAGTTAAAGGGTTAAGGGTGGAATTGTCAGTGGTCAATGGTCAATGGTCAATGGTGAATAGATGAATGGATTAAAGGATAAATGGATGAAGTGGTTCTCTGAATTGGGTTACCAATTCATTGCTTCATTTTCACATTGATAAATTGTTCCATTTAATTACCCAATGTGTTGCTCTACAAACTCTTTAAATACTGCTTTGTGTTTATCTAAATCCAGATTTGGGGATACCGAAACGCGAGCGATGTAGTCTTTATCCGACTCCTTGGTAGTTCCCTGGGTACTGGTTGCTGGGATGGTCCAATAACAACCTTTTAGCTGACCGTAGCTTACGCAGTACTTACTTTCGTTTGGAATTTGCGTAATCATCAGGGTGATGAGTTTATTGTTTAGGTCGCGCTTGTACATTTCTCTTTCTTCTGGGGTATTTCCCTTGGTTGGTAAATCCAAAGAAAAGACAGAAGGGGTGAAGCCCTGTGCTGCAAGTTCTTCTGAGACAAAATTAATTTTAGCCTGAGGTAGTGTTTCTTCAATAAAATTTACAAAGGTTCTGGTGTTATTGTAGGCATCGGCAATGCGCTGCACCATACTCGGCATTTGTTCTGCCAGTATTTGCATTTGGAGGTCTGTGGCCTCGTTATCACATAGCTTAATGTGCTTGGCTATATCGGGCATTAATTCGGCTGCTTTGTCGTTTGCCACACAATATCCTGCCGTACATTTCCCACCGCTAGGAAATTTAGATCCACTCACATATGAAATGGTTTTTACGGCAGATAAAATCCCGTCCTCACTCACAAACCTTACGTTAGGACAAAAGGTCTGGTCCAAGATAAATACGGGTTCTACGGCCATTTCACCACTCGGGGTAGATCTTTGTTTGGAAAGTACAGCCTTTAAATCATCTAGGTTGGGGACCTCTACACGTGGATTGGTTGGTATTTCGGCGATAATAAGCGCAACGGCATCCTCCTTAGCTACTTGATCAAGTACCTGGTTAGTACTATCCACCATATTGTTATCTCCATCAACGGGTAAATCCATGATGTCTACATGATTTAAGCAGGCGGCAACACGCCTTGCCTGGTCGTTGGTTCCGCCGTAACAGTTCGGTGGTACGACAATTTTCACCTTCTTATTCGGGTGCATGCGCTGGGCATTGTCTATAAGCCCCATCATTATGGCGTACTGTATTGACAAGCCGCTAGATCCTAGAATGGCATCTGTTTTTGATCCGGTAATTTTGGCAATGGTGGAAAGAACCTTGGTTTTGCTTTCCGCAACTTGGTTTTTATCGGCAAGTGGAATCTCCTTTCCAAGCAGGTGCTCCAATGCGTAGAAACAATTAATTGGAGTCATTGCGATGGTTTCGCGTCTACGCACATGCTGAATCGCAGGAATATATTCTGTATTCTGGTTGTTGACTACCAAAATGCTTCCAAGTTCTTGATGAATGTTGATGATGAAATCGATGTTCTCAGCGAGATCAAAGGCGTTAATATCCTCCTTTTTGGTATAGATTACGGTGCTTCCATCAAAAGCTTTAGACAGCTCTTCCTGAGATGAATGCAGAGAAAAATTGTATCCGTAAACCGACTTTAATAGCTCGGCGTCGAAGTCACTTGGTAAATCTCCAGTATAAATAACTCTTGTGGCCTTTTTATCTCTTTGATTTTTTCTTAGCACAGCCAATAGAGGGGTAGTTCTGGATGAGAAGGTAATTACCTGATCGGGTGCTATGTTGTTGAGTTTGGCGATGGTCCACTCTAGAACGGAGGAGAGAGGATGTCCCAAACGGATATAATCGTATGCTGTGGGTAATTCGGCTAGGATTTCCTTGCTCACCTGGCCAGATTCAAACAATTTTTCAAACTCCAAGATAAATTCAGTCTTAGCTAGACTTTCGTTGTAGATATCCAGTCTGTGGGTAGTAAGATTTACCCAGTCTTTTGGACAGTTAGCAATTACTTTCTTGAGAAAATCCAGGAGTTTGGTATGCATATTCATCGATGGTCTTTTTTGTATAGTGAAACCGCGTAAAGGGCTGCAAAAATCAGCTATTGATTTAAAAATGCAAAGGAATCAAATTTTGTTCATTTAGCGAGGAGGAAGGGGGAGGAGTTAGGAGTTAAGGGGCAATGGTTAATGGTCAGTGGTTAATGGTCAGTGGTTAATGGTCAATGGTTAATGGTCAGTGGTTAATGGTCAGTGGTTAATAGTCAATGGTTAATAGTCAGTGGTTAATGGTCAGTGGTTAATGATCAATAGTTAATGGTCAATGGTTAATAGTCAATAGTGAATGGCTTAGGGATTGTAGCTGGGCCGAGCACATTGTTACATTGGTTCACTTTTACATTGATAAATTAGCCTGTTAGCGAAGCTTACTAATTAGTCTGGATTTTTTTGAAATATGTATCTTGCTGCGCATACTTTTATATTATGAATCGATTATTTTTCATTCTTACGATATTATTTTCCATCAACAATGTATACGGTCAGCCTTTTGAATTGCAGCGCGTAAATGAATTGCAGTTCCTGGATGTAAGAGAGGTTGTAAAAGATGATTCTGGAGACCTCTGGGCTGCGACTGGGGGCGGAGTGTACTTCAGTGATAATAATGGAGATTCTTGGGAATTGATTAACGACGGACTTCAATTATTAGGGACTGATGATTACAGAACCACCAATTCAATAAAGGACATTTGGCACACTTCCCATGGGCTTTTCTTGCTTACTGATTCCGGGGTATTGTTTAAACGTAATAAAGATTATTGGAGTCCATATTTTCAAAATTACGAAGTGTTTGACTTTGTGGAATGGAACGGACAATTGTACATAGCAGCAGCCGAAATCAATAGTTCTAATCAGAGATTTTATAGGGCAGAGATATTTAGGCCAGATTTTAGCTATAACACCTTATATAATGCTTTTGAATATACAGCCCATTTCAATGCAGGAACTGACATTTTTCACCCATTTCCAGACGGGTTGATATTAATAGATGAGTATAGCGTATTTAGTTATAAAAATGATTCTCTTGAGTTGTTATTTAGATTATCAACATTGGATGATATTCAAGATGTTGCCGGTAGAAATACGCTGGACTTTTATTTTTTAAGTGATGATTATACCCAGAATTTTTTCCACTATAAATATGGTGAGGTAGATACCATACGGCCAGGCGGAGAGGAATTTGCAGGTACGGAACTATTTCGTTTCCAGGGCGACATATTTGTCCATGGAAAAGATGGTTTAAATGGCTGGGTAAAAACGGCTAAACTTTATAAACAACATAATATCCTTGGTCAGCAAACTTGGGTAGAAACCGGTCCACATGAACAGGTTGTTCCTCCTAAATATTATAAGATTTTAGGGTTGAATAACGGCGAATTCCTGTATTGTGCAAAGGATCAATTAATGAGTGGAAATTCAGTTCTTGTTGGTCCAACACAAAGAAAAGGGGCCAACATTTTTAACGGTGATGTTGACGGGATGGCAATCCAGAATAATGATTTTTATATTCTTCACAATGGTAAAATCATGGGTAGAAATCTCAATAATGGAGATAGCATACCCACTCCAACACTGGATGAGAATGAAAGGGTATCCAATTTGAAAAATTCTGGAGATGACATTTGGGCGTATCGTATTGACAGGGAATTCCATTCATGGTTTTTAAGGGATTATTTCGTCAACATTTTTTCTAAAATGCCAGAGGGGGTATGGAGAAGGAGGCAAAATCCAGAGATAAATTATTCTAAATATTTCAATTTTTTAGGTGCGGGAGATGGAGCATTGAACTACAGGGATTATGGATATTTTAATCCCTTTGAATATTGGGTTTATGATTTCAATACTAATTCTTTCTCAACAGAACCTTGGGGAGAGGATACCACCAGAATGGTAGATCTTGTAGCTCGGGTAAACGGTTACGAATTTTTGCTGGTTTATGATATCGATTATTCTTCTGCGAATCCCTTTGTAAATAAGACTTATTGGTCAATTA includes these proteins:
- a CDS encoding T9SS type A sorting domain-containing protein yields the protein MNRLFFILTILFSINNVYGQPFELQRVNELQFLDVREVVKDDSGDLWAATGGGVYFSDNNGDSWELINDGLQLLGTDDYRTTNSIKDIWHTSHGLFLLTDSGVLFKRNKDYWSPYFQNYEVFDFVEWNGQLYIAAAEINSSNQRFYRAEIFRPDFSYNTLYNAFEYTAHFNAGTDIFHPFPDGLILIDEYSVFSYKNDSLELLFRLSTLDDIQDVAGRNTLDFYFLSDDYTQNFFHYKYGEVDTIRPGGEEFAGTELFRFQGDIFVHGKDGLNGWVKTAKLYKQHNILGQQTWVETGPHEQVVPPKYYKILGLNNGEFLYCAKDQLMSGNSVLVGPTQRKGANIFNGDVDGMAIQNNDFYILHNGKIMGRNLNNGDSIPTPTLDENERVSNLKNSGDDIWAYRIDREFHSWFLRDYFVNIFSKMPEGVWRRRQNPEINYSKYFNFLGAGDGALNYRDYGYFNPFEYWVYDFNTNSFSTEPWGEDTTRMVDLVARVNGYEFLLVYDIDYSSANPFVNKTYWSIRYKSALDTWTDLEYSRNNLGSDWDYFREFVQTDEGDVLLIYYRKDPSTPVATIVEKFNFQAGAFEFYKSIPKDFDPKELEYSNGLWFYHENDEDFFSFDLENWYTYDFQNLPIGAKVTLLKKHGNTLYVGTEGNGVYRYQLSPTKVLENQKDFMLAIYPNPVSDMVNIKAEKRLLSYQIISVDGKVSQQGRFDVQSSVQKINVSGLSPGSYILQLQTKNGARATSKLLVE